In Streptomyces sp. 1222.5, a single window of DNA contains:
- a CDS encoding ATP-grasp domain-containing protein has product MSTRKTVLLIGGVDAHVDRFTALGVKIVLIQHPDKVTEHQMRAVDVLLVVDYTDWDTVRPYAEAARAVHGVDAVVSLTEPGLNPASRLGDLFGLTDGRRHEVSRRMRDKWLMRRHLADRGLPVPHTAQVSDRASLDAFGERAGYPFIVKPVSTTAGFGLLRAESPQDLDRVWARVRELDGGRTDRGSTMFTVDGFLMESYIDGPEFSVEALSFAGRHVVVAVTEKLTAEEHFAELGHAVPARLSGTDRQRLTGAVEEFLTAMGVTDGPSHTEIRLSSRGPVVIESHNRLGGGHIVDLVEAAYGIDMIAYGAAWPLGLVEPLAAPPEPKAAAAMRAVVREPGTVTAVSGVERVRARPDVLAAQVSVRPGDTVRPLGDNWDRLGSVVVTAADTDSAVELCERLVRQEIRIRLEPAAAPVPARAA; this is encoded by the coding sequence ATGAGCACCCGCAAGACCGTGCTGCTGATCGGCGGCGTCGACGCCCACGTGGACCGCTTCACCGCGCTCGGCGTCAAGATCGTCCTGATCCAGCACCCCGACAAGGTCACCGAGCACCAGATGCGCGCCGTCGACGTCCTGCTCGTCGTCGACTACACCGACTGGGACACCGTGCGGCCGTACGCCGAGGCGGCGCGCGCCGTCCACGGCGTGGACGCCGTGGTCTCGCTCACCGAGCCCGGCCTGAACCCGGCGAGCCGCCTCGGCGACCTGTTCGGGCTGACCGACGGCCGCCGGCACGAGGTGAGCCGCCGGATGCGCGACAAGTGGCTGATGCGCCGCCATCTCGCCGACCGGGGCCTGCCGGTGCCGCACACCGCCCAGGTGTCCGACCGGGCCTCGCTCGACGCCTTCGGCGAGCGGGCCGGGTATCCCTTCATCGTCAAACCGGTCTCCACCACGGCCGGGTTCGGCCTCCTGCGGGCCGAGAGCCCGCAGGACCTGGACCGGGTGTGGGCACGCGTGCGGGAGCTGGACGGCGGCCGCACGGACCGCGGGTCGACCATGTTCACCGTCGACGGCTTCCTGATGGAGTCCTACATCGACGGCCCCGAGTTCAGCGTCGAGGCGCTCAGCTTCGCCGGCCGGCACGTCGTCGTCGCCGTCACCGAGAAGCTGACCGCCGAGGAGCACTTCGCGGAGCTCGGGCACGCGGTGCCCGCCCGGCTGTCCGGCACCGACCGGCAGCGGCTGACCGGCGCCGTGGAGGAGTTCCTGACCGCCATGGGCGTCACCGACGGTCCCAGCCACACCGAGATCCGGCTGTCCTCGCGCGGGCCGGTGGTCATCGAGTCCCACAACCGGCTCGGCGGCGGCCACATCGTCGACCTCGTCGAGGCGGCATACGGCATCGACATGATCGCCTACGGCGCCGCCTGGCCGCTCGGGCTCGTCGAGCCGCTCGCCGCGCCACCGGAGCCGAAGGCGGCGGCCGCCATGCGGGCCGTGGTCCGCGAGCCGGGCACCGTCACCGCGGTGAGCGGCGTGGAGCGGGTCCGGGCCCGGCCGGACGTGCTGGCCGCTCAGGTCTCCGTGCGTCCGGGCGACACCGTACGGCCGCTGGGCGACAACTGGGATCGCCTTGGCAGCGTCGTCGTCACCGCCGCCGACACCGACAGTGCGGTGGAGCTGTGCGAGCGCCTGGTGCGCCAGGAGATCCGTATTCGCCTCGAGCCCGCGGCGGCACCCGTGCCGGCCCGGGCCGCCTGA
- the epsC gene encoding serine O-acetyltransferase EpsC: MSEELPLLRTLGEDLAVVVARDPSLSSRLQAVGHTGLSAVWTHRVAHRLYRRRLRTAASLLARIARRRTGVEIHPGAVLGRRVFIDHGASVVIGQTAVVGDDVTIYQQVTLGAVGWWTDNDRPPGARRHPVVGDGVILGANATVLGPVTIGDRALIGAMATVTEDLPPGARVYAPRSVVRPGPGLRPVPDTAAGTARGPAPADGPGVTPGTAPDTASDAVRLLASAGSW, from the coding sequence GTGTCCGAAGAACTCCCGCTACTGCGCACCCTCGGCGAGGATCTCGCCGTAGTCGTCGCCCGCGACCCGTCGCTGTCCAGTCGTCTGCAAGCCGTCGGCCACACCGGGCTGTCCGCCGTGTGGACGCACCGGGTAGCGCACCGGCTGTACCGGCGGCGGCTGCGGACGGCGGCGAGCCTGCTCGCGCGGATCGCCCGCCGCCGCACCGGTGTCGAGATCCATCCCGGTGCGGTCCTGGGCCGCCGTGTCTTCATCGACCACGGCGCGTCCGTGGTGATCGGGCAGACCGCCGTCGTCGGCGACGACGTGACCATCTACCAGCAGGTGACGCTGGGCGCGGTGGGGTGGTGGACCGACAACGACCGCCCGCCCGGCGCCCGCCGGCACCCCGTCGTCGGCGACGGGGTGATACTCGGCGCGAACGCGACCGTGCTGGGTCCCGTGACCATCGGCGACCGGGCCCTGATCGGCGCGATGGCCACCGTCACCGAGGATCTGCCACCCGGGGCCCGGGTGTACGCCCCGCGCTCCGTTGTCCGTCCTGGCCCCGGCCTGCGACCGGTACCGGACACCGCGGCCGGCACCGCCCGGGGCCCCGCCCCCGCCGACGGGCCCGGCGTCACACCCGGCACCGCGCCCGACACCGCCTCCGACGCCGTACGGCTGCTTGCCTCGGCAGGTTCCTGGTGA